One stretch of Desulfovibrio sp. UCD-KL4C DNA includes these proteins:
- a CDS encoding TIGR00730 family Rossman fold protein: MKSLCIFLGANPGNDEKYAKAARDMGRELAKRNITTIYGGSDMGLMGILAESALEAGGKVIGVIPESLAQKKVAHPMLTQLHVTESMHERKALMAELSDGFIAMPGGIGTMDEIFEIFTWAQLGFHSKPCGLLNVDGYYDTLLKFLSSVVNEGFLKSVHKDMLLTADSPAKIIDSFAGYEAPVVSKWVEKAKVETSKHQ, encoded by the coding sequence ATGAAAAGTTTATGCATTTTCCTTGGAGCAAATCCGGGAAATGATGAAAAGTATGCAAAGGCAGCCCGCGATATGGGACGTGAGTTGGCTAAACGGAACATAACGACTATTTACGGGGGCTCAGACATGGGGCTCATGGGAATTCTAGCTGAGAGTGCGCTGGAAGCAGGTGGAAAAGTTATCGGCGTTATCCCTGAAAGCCTTGCCCAAAAAAAAGTAGCCCATCCCATGTTGACTCAGCTACATGTTACAGAATCAATGCACGAGCGCAAAGCTTTGATGGCAGAACTTTCTGATGGTTTTATAGCTATGCCCGGCGGCATCGGAACAATGGATGAAATTTTTGAAATATTCACATGGGCGCAACTGGGATTTCATAGCAAGCCCTGCGGATTACTAAATGTTGATGGGTATTACGATACTCTGTTAAAATTTCTAAGCAGTGTAGTAAACGAAGGATTCTTAAAAAGTGTACACAAGGACATGCTTTTAACCGCAGATTCTCCTGCAAAAATTATTGATTCCTTTGCAGGATACGAAGCACCAGTTGTTTCCAAATGGGTAGAAAAAGCAAAAGTAGAAACTAGTAAGCATCAATAA
- a CDS encoding ABC transporter substrate-binding protein — MRHFKCLYLAVFVLFVAVAIAGCSKQEKTGLEKVKETGEISFAMSGGYPPFNFFNKTNELVGFDVDVAKEVARRLGVKLKPVTTEWSGIIEGLRSGIYSGILGSMAATDKRKEVVDFSIPYYYSGAQMFVRADAPFETVQDLKGHAVGLVTGTTFEQDAKNLGITDIRLYKDDTSTLTELSNGVIEGVITDRVVGVNAMNSGKFNVKPLGSPLRREDIAVAFRKEDKTLTAAVNDILKQMHEDGTLSELSKKWLKVDITKK, encoded by the coding sequence ATGAGACATTTTAAGTGTTTATACCTTGCCGTGTTTGTATTGTTTGTTGCTGTTGCCATCGCAGGATGTTCCAAGCAGGAAAAAACAGGACTAGAGAAAGTTAAAGAAACCGGTGAAATCAGTTTTGCTATGAGTGGTGGATATCCTCCTTTCAATTTTTTCAATAAAACTAACGAGCTGGTGGGATTTGATGTTGATGTGGCTAAAGAGGTCGCTAGAAGACTGGGTGTGAAGCTGAAACCTGTTACCACTGAGTGGAGTGGTATTATCGAAGGACTGCGCTCAGGTATTTATAGCGGGATTTTGGGTAGTATGGCCGCGACTGATAAACGTAAAGAAGTCGTAGATTTTTCCATTCCTTATTACTATTCCGGCGCGCAGATGTTCGTTCGTGCAGATGCTCCGTTTGAAACGGTTCAAGACCTTAAAGGTCACGCTGTCGGATTGGTGACCGGAACCACATTCGAGCAGGATGCTAAAAACCTAGGCATCACCGATATCCGTCTTTATAAAGATGACACAAGTACGCTGACCGAGCTTTCAAACGGCGTTATTGAAGGTGTCATTACCGACCGTGTTGTGGGCGTAAATGCTATGAACAGCGGTAAATTTAATGTTAAGCCTCTTGGTTCTCCGCTGCGCAGGGAAGACATTGCCGTTGCTTTCCGAAAGGAAGACAAAACCCTTACCGCTGCGGTGAATGACATATTAAAGCAAATGCATGAAGACGGCACTCTAAGTGAGCTGAGTAAGAAGTGGCTCAAAGTAGATATTACTAAGAAATAA
- a CDS encoding HD-GYP domain-containing protein has translation MSGLKNSEYLIEVDRLRPGVFIRLQGVPWYRHPFLTSSFRIKNFEQIETLRALNVEKVICVPNESLAPPLDVPRKSTAKIRTVLPGENPLPDDYYDEKKKRIDILREKKASVARAIKKYSLSLAQIENLMRSISRGNDHFIEDAIQFSSDLSSYFLEDSESIMHVLNLQDDSSDSLYYHSLNVTVLSLILGRSVGLTDTEMHNLAMGAMFHDIGKSRIEKKILHKKGRLTKAEQKIIQKHPFYGVQILSKNEKFPKEAMNIVYQHHERCDGRGYPKKLQQDMISKLSKIFCIANFYDGLINKHDHTKSYSPYQALSYMFSKCSGVLDKVLLSSFIHCMGIYPPGTIVILNNDQIGMVVSVNLAKPLAPSLVLYDPQIPKKEALILDLGRETEYEIIASIPPAKLSKEVYEYLSPRSRITYFVDPDSVSEK, from the coding sequence GTGAGTGGTTTGAAGAATTCTGAATATTTGATTGAAGTAGATCGATTAAGGCCGGGAGTTTTTATTAGGCTTCAAGGTGTTCCATGGTATAGGCATCCTTTTTTGACAAGCAGTTTTAGGATAAAGAATTTTGAACAAATAGAGACTCTTAGAGCCTTGAACGTTGAAAAAGTAATATGTGTTCCAAATGAAAGTCTTGCTCCTCCCCTTGATGTTCCAAGGAAAAGTACGGCAAAAATTCGAACAGTCCTCCCAGGGGAAAATCCTCTACCGGATGATTATTATGATGAAAAAAAGAAGCGAATTGACATTCTTCGTGAGAAGAAAGCTTCCGTTGCCCGGGCTATAAAGAAGTACTCATTGTCTCTTGCTCAAATTGAAAATTTGATGCGTTCCATCAGTAGGGGGAATGATCATTTTATTGAAGATGCGATTCAATTTTCAAGTGATCTTTCGAGTTATTTTTTGGAAGACAGTGAGTCAATAATGCATGTGCTTAATCTTCAGGACGATTCAAGTGACAGTCTTTACTATCATTCCTTAAATGTAACTGTATTATCTTTAATACTCGGAAGGTCTGTTGGTTTAACAGATACGGAAATGCATAATCTGGCAATGGGGGCTATGTTTCATGATATAGGAAAATCAAGGATTGAGAAAAAGATTTTGCATAAGAAGGGGAGACTTACGAAAGCTGAACAGAAAATTATCCAAAAGCATCCTTTTTACGGGGTGCAAATTTTGTCTAAGAATGAAAAATTTCCTAAAGAAGCAATGAATATTGTTTATCAGCATCATGAAAGATGTGATGGAAGAGGATACCCTAAAAAGTTGCAGCAGGATATGATTTCCAAACTTTCGAAGATTTTCTGCATAGCTAATTTTTATGACGGGTTAATAAACAAGCATGATCACACGAAATCTTACTCTCCATATCAAGCTCTTTCATATATGTTTTCAAAATGTTCAGGTGTGCTTGATAAAGTTCTGCTCTCCTCATTTATTCATTGTATGGGGATTTATCCCCCTGGAACAATCGTTATTTTGAATAATGATCAGATAGGTATGGTTGTGTCTGTAAATCTTGCTAAACCGTTAGCCCCGAGTCTTGTCCTTTACGATCCTCAGATTCCTAAAAAAGAAGCGTTAATTCTCGATTTAGGGCGTGAAACTGAATACGAAATAATAGCTTCTATTCCGCCGGCAAAGTTGTCAAAAGAAGTTTATGAATATCTTTCTCCAAGAAGTAGGATCACTTATTTTGTTGATCCTGATTCAGTTTCAGAGAAATAA
- a CDS encoding SpoIIE family protein phosphatase: MKIRWKILLILLAFTMLPLILIRAYGLDTLRDLGSDLQIQTRVTLLKRARSTLADIAEGTAARINLEDRLYRTTIKTLQGEAQNLLSKKVVPTLAHPPFITTPQGVQNMPKLYIHPDYKKSALMGRNMRLHREDKALHVKKGTLIDIPISSNHVSFWLPQGVSKEEAMSSIRRLAPLLPIFQACSLTLKELALWQEVILENGVQTTYPAHNSFPPKYDPRTSPWYKEVKDTLKTFWMHPAPEPATKSLCYRLSSPLFNDKDKFIGVASLVVPVGTAINSALLMSTEKNVKIMMVVSDRSTLSTSKKLLVIGRNKRSTEENISTSSKGHRWQAPPKPEWIYENTPEFATLIDDVSNQRSGVLQMDCEGVPSLWTYSPINKDMALLIVTPEIDFTAEADQAEQYVSESITRQIKNATIIAFSIISTLGIIAYFASQNLSSPIRKISEAVTKVGQGDWDARAEVRSHDELGDLANSFNQMVPQLRERSSILQALSLADEAQQNLLPKSTPQVSGAEIGAKCVFSEKTGGDYYDFIGCATCGKDIFATAIGDVSGHGVSAALLMTSARAYIRALTGQGRPLVEIVSKVNSLVTEDCAQTGHFMTLFTATCDTKKKTLNWIRAGHDPALIYAPETDEFEELIGTGLAIGVDENYLYREYFTQLKSGQLVALYTDGIWEAHSPKGEQFGKSQLREIIRDYYDKPAQQIAEIVHQQVSDHRRGLPLEDDCTIIIIKFL; encoded by the coding sequence ATGAAAATTCGCTGGAAAATACTTCTTATCCTCCTTGCGTTTACTATGCTGCCACTAATCCTTATCAGAGCATACGGATTAGATACCCTCAGAGATCTCGGTTCAGACCTTCAAATACAAACCAGAGTTACTCTGCTTAAACGGGCACGAAGTACTCTGGCAGACATTGCCGAAGGAACAGCCGCACGAATTAATCTTGAAGATCGCCTATACAGAACAACTATCAAGACTCTGCAAGGTGAAGCACAAAATCTGCTGTCAAAAAAAGTAGTCCCAACACTAGCCCATCCTCCATTTATAACGACTCCGCAAGGTGTGCAAAACATGCCTAAACTTTATATTCACCCGGATTATAAAAAATCTGCTTTGATGGGCCGCAACATGCGCCTACACCGAGAGGATAAAGCTCTCCACGTAAAAAAAGGGACTCTTATAGACATCCCCATTTCATCGAACCATGTTTCTTTCTGGTTACCACAGGGTGTTTCAAAAGAGGAAGCTATGTCTTCGATACGTAGACTGGCTCCACTGCTGCCAATTTTTCAAGCATGCAGTCTAACTCTGAAAGAATTAGCACTATGGCAAGAAGTTATCCTTGAAAACGGAGTGCAGACCACCTATCCTGCGCATAACTCATTCCCTCCCAAATATGACCCGCGCACGAGCCCTTGGTATAAAGAAGTCAAAGACACTCTTAAAACATTCTGGATGCATCCAGCTCCTGAACCTGCAACAAAATCACTTTGCTACAGACTTTCCAGTCCGCTATTCAACGATAAAGATAAATTTATAGGGGTAGCTTCCTTAGTTGTTCCTGTCGGCACTGCAATTAACAGTGCGTTACTCATGAGCACCGAAAAAAATGTTAAAATTATGATGGTGGTCTCAGATCGCTCCACCCTCTCTACCAGTAAGAAACTCCTTGTTATCGGCCGCAACAAAAGATCCACCGAGGAAAACATATCAACGAGCTCAAAAGGACATCGCTGGCAGGCTCCGCCTAAGCCGGAATGGATTTATGAAAACACTCCTGAATTTGCCACTCTTATTGACGACGTATCCAATCAACGGTCCGGAGTTCTTCAAATGGATTGTGAAGGAGTTCCATCACTTTGGACATACAGCCCAATCAACAAAGACATGGCTCTGTTAATTGTCACTCCTGAAATAGATTTCACAGCCGAAGCCGATCAGGCCGAGCAATATGTAAGTGAAAGCATAACAAGACAAATTAAGAATGCGACCATTATCGCTTTCTCCATAATCTCAACCCTTGGGATTATTGCTTATTTCGCTTCACAAAATTTATCATCCCCTATCCGCAAAATATCAGAAGCAGTCACTAAAGTAGGACAAGGGGACTGGGATGCAAGAGCAGAAGTAAGATCACATGATGAACTTGGAGACTTGGCAAACAGTTTCAACCAGATGGTCCCTCAGCTTCGAGAGCGATCATCCATACTTCAGGCATTATCACTGGCTGACGAGGCCCAACAAAATCTGCTTCCTAAATCCACTCCGCAGGTTTCCGGTGCAGAAATCGGAGCAAAATGTGTTTTCTCAGAAAAAACCGGTGGCGACTACTATGATTTCATAGGCTGTGCAACGTGCGGAAAAGATATTTTCGCCACAGCAATTGGAGATGTATCTGGACATGGAGTCAGTGCAGCCCTGCTTATGACCAGCGCAAGAGCGTATATACGCGCCCTGACAGGACAAGGGCGACCACTTGTTGAAATCGTAAGCAAAGTTAACAGCCTTGTAACAGAAGATTGCGCACAGACTGGTCATTTTATGACATTGTTCACAGCAACATGTGACACCAAAAAGAAAACACTGAACTGGATCAGGGCGGGCCATGACCCGGCATTGATTTACGCTCCTGAAACAGATGAATTTGAAGAATTGATAGGAACCGGACTGGCCATCGGAGTAGATGAGAATTACCTTTACAGAGAATATTTTACTCAGTTAAAGTCAGGACAACTTGTTGCTCTTTATACTGACGGCATATGGGAAGCTCATAGTCCAAAAGGTGAACAGTTCGGAAAATCTCAACTAAGGGAGATCATTCGCGATTACTACGATAAGCCTGCTCAGCAAATTGCTGAGATCGTACATCAACAAGTTTCAGACCACAGGAGAGGTCTTCCTCTTGAGGATGATTGTACAATCATCATCATAAAATTCTTATGA
- a CDS encoding peptidoglycan-binding protein, with protein MAVYRKGSTGDAVRSIQQALKDARYMSEEPDGILGSRTENAIKIFQSQTGLSVDGLVGPATWQRLFSVFEPVRGDFSGDLNTRCLALTGSFETSRLAPDCFGVVTGNFDGQGMSYGALQWNFGQKTLQPLFLKLLSSHREVAESIFGEHLNRLQQAISGDLADAMAFAASIQDPVKKTVQDPWKSLFFALGHTPEFQAIEVAGAASYVAKGDRLRQEYGLWSERAQALMFDICVQNGSIPKRVKDLIEKDFAALSTTISAEESEIEKMRIVANRRAEASNPRFIEDVRRRKLCIAEGKGSVHGRTYDLATQFALSLERVG; from the coding sequence ATGGCTGTATATAGAAAAGGATCAACAGGTGATGCTGTTAGAAGTATCCAGCAGGCGCTTAAAGACGCCAGATATATGAGCGAAGAGCCAGACGGTATTTTAGGAAGCAGGACTGAAAACGCGATTAAGATATTTCAATCACAAACTGGACTTAGCGTCGACGGGCTAGTCGGTCCGGCTACATGGCAAAGGCTTTTTTCTGTCTTTGAACCTGTGCGGGGTGATTTCTCAGGAGATTTAAATACACGCTGTCTTGCTCTAACCGGTTCTTTCGAAACCAGTCGCTTGGCTCCTGATTGTTTCGGGGTTGTTACCGGAAATTTTGACGGGCAGGGGATGAGTTATGGCGCTTTGCAGTGGAATTTCGGTCAGAAAACGCTCCAACCTCTTTTCTTGAAGTTGCTCTCCTCACATCGCGAGGTCGCTGAATCTATTTTCGGTGAGCATTTGAATCGTTTGCAACAGGCCATCTCCGGAGATCTGGCTGATGCTATGGCATTTGCTGCGTCTATACAGGATCCGGTAAAAAAAACTGTTCAGGATCCATGGAAAAGTCTGTTTTTTGCCCTTGGTCATACTCCAGAGTTTCAAGCTATCGAGGTTGCCGGGGCAGCTTCATATGTTGCGAAAGGTGACAGGTTGCGTCAGGAATATGGTTTATGGAGTGAGCGGGCTCAAGCACTAATGTTCGACATTTGTGTGCAGAACGGTAGTATTCCTAAGCGAGTGAAAGACTTAATTGAAAAGGATTTTGCTGCTCTCTCAACTACTATCTCTGCCGAAGAGTCCGAGATTGAAAAGATGCGTATAGTGGCCAACCGTCGCGCTGAAGCATCCAACCCTCGTTTTATTGAAGATGTGCGTCGCCGTAAGCTCTGTATTGCAGAAGGGAAAGGATCTGTACACGGTCGTACTTATGATCTTGCCACCCAGTTTGCCCTGAGCCTTGAGAGGGTTGGTTAG
- a CDS encoding amino acid ABC transporter permease translates to MYFHFSSLLEYFPYFLPAAWMTLEITMLGILLGLVLGLITVFMRISNKKIFNLPAHAYIYIIRGTPLLLQLLFIYFGMRSMIGLSALPAAVLALGVHNGAYLAEIFRGAIDSISGGQMEAARSIGMSYPRAMVRIILPQAFKRAIPALGNQFIIALKDSSLASAITINELLLKSQQLASSNFMMMEMLTIAGMFYLFYTGVFTLLFHRIARRLDTSGA, encoded by the coding sequence ATGTATTTTCATTTTTCAAGTCTGCTGGAGTATTTTCCATATTTTCTTCCAGCGGCATGGATGACTCTTGAGATTACCATGCTGGGTATTCTTCTCGGGCTTGTCCTCGGTCTTATTACTGTGTTTATGCGCATTTCAAACAAGAAAATATTTAATCTTCCGGCTCATGCATATATTTATATAATTCGCGGAACTCCTCTTTTACTACAATTACTGTTTATCTATTTCGGCATGCGCAGCATGATCGGTTTGTCAGCATTACCTGCTGCTGTGTTGGCTCTAGGTGTTCACAACGGAGCCTATCTTGCTGAGATTTTCAGAGGGGCTATTGATTCCATCTCTGGAGGGCAGATGGAAGCCGCACGCAGTATCGGGATGAGCTACCCCCGTGCAATGGTCAGGATTATTCTGCCTCAGGCTTTTAAAAGAGCAATTCCGGCCCTTGGTAATCAGTTTATCATCGCTTTGAAGGATTCATCCCTTGCCAGTGCCATCACAATTAATGAGCTGCTGCTTAAATCTCAGCAACTGGCCTCATCGAACTTTATGATGATGGAAATGCTGACTATCGCTGGAATGTTTTATCTTTTCTACACGGGTGTGTTTACCCTTCTTTTTCATCGAATTGCAAGAAGGCTGGACACCAGCGGTGCGTAG
- a CDS encoding DUF554 domain-containing protein, whose product MIPIGSLVNAAAIIGGSLIGVMLHSRFPERIRQIVFQGLGLCTLVLGMQMALKVQDTIILIFSILLGGIIGELLKLDTLFERLARKLKKMTGSTSAGFIDGIITASLIFCIGAMAIIGSFEEGIHGNHTVIYTKSILDGFASIALASTYGIGVLFSFIPVLLYQGSLTIFASSFQEWFSPLMIAQLTATGGVLIIGISMILLDVKKINLSNLLPSLGIVILLTAFFK is encoded by the coding sequence ATGATTCCAATCGGTTCGCTCGTCAACGCTGCCGCTATTATCGGCGGTTCACTTATCGGAGTTATGCTCCACAGCAGATTCCCTGAACGCATCAGGCAAATTGTTTTCCAAGGACTGGGCCTCTGCACCTTGGTCCTTGGCATGCAGATGGCTCTTAAAGTTCAGGACACCATTATTTTGATATTCAGCATCCTGCTTGGCGGAATTATTGGAGAATTACTCAAACTGGATACTCTTTTTGAGCGGCTTGCCAGAAAGCTTAAAAAAATGACTGGATCAACCAGCGCAGGATTCATTGACGGGATTATAACAGCGTCTCTTATTTTCTGTATCGGAGCGATGGCTATCATCGGCTCATTTGAAGAGGGAATTCACGGTAATCATACAGTAATTTATACTAAATCAATTCTCGATGGCTTTGCTTCCATAGCTCTGGCCTCGACTTATGGAATAGGAGTTCTTTTCTCCTTTATTCCGGTTCTTCTGTATCAAGGATCGTTAACAATTTTTGCAAGCTCGTTCCAAGAATGGTTTTCACCACTGATGATTGCGCAACTTACAGCTACAGGCGGCGTTCTCATAATCGGCATCAGCATGATTCTGCTTGATGTAAAAAAAATCAATTTATCTAACCTGCTGCCCTCTCTTGGAATAGTTATTTTACTCACGGCTTTTTTTAAATAA